A single region of the Nakaseomyces glabratus chromosome D, complete sequence genome encodes:
- the RAD59 gene encoding Rad59p (CAGL0D00902g~Ortholog(s) have role in DNA amplification, DNA strand renaturation, double-strand break repair via single-strand annealing, regulation of DNA biosynthetic process, telomere maintenance via recombination and cytoplasm, nucleus localization) produces MDGKVTYEGAVYSSGPGVEVGDIVFVEDWDGRPASEWSVQRIGVLQSKIERYTYQIYHSNRYGKHNLSKLIPRHVLVGFANEVFGFDGWKTDIEFVETKDGFPGSTSSISIADKISADSGGGTGALADRYTVIAEASVKVTLKDGTNTRMTGFSRATTPSKIESFNKAKKEAVNDALKKALLSFEKIILEHELKTKNDFYVDGLYGSKAQKI; encoded by the coding sequence ATGGATGGTAAAGTCACGTATGAGGGCGCTGTGTACAGTTCAGGGCCCGGTGTTGAAGTCGGTGATATAGTGTTTGTTGAGGACTGGGATGGGCGGCCTGCTAGTGAGTGGTCTGTGCAGCGGATCGGGGTGCTGCAGTCGAAGATCGAGCGCTACACGTATCAGATATATCATAGTAATAGGTATGGGAAGCACAACTTATCGAAGCTGATACCGAGACATGTCCTGGTCGGGTTTGCGAACGAAGTGTTCGGCTTTGACGGGTGGAAAACTGATATTGAGTTTGTGGAGACCAAGGACGGGTTCCCTGGATCGACATCATCTATTAGTATTGCCGACAAAATCAGTGCGGACAGTGGTGGTGGTACAGGAGCTCTTGCGGATAGATATACCGTTATAGCAGAGGCAAGTGTGAAAGTGACCTTGAAGGACGGGACTAACACCAGAATGACGGGCTTTAGTAGAGCTACAACGCCTTCgaaaattgaaagtttCAATAAAGCTAAGAAAGAAGCGGTCAACGATGCCTTGAAGAAAGCCCTCCtaagttttgaaaagatAATCCTTGAGCATGAATtaaaaaccaaaaatgACTTTTATGTTGATGGTTTATATGGTTCTAAGGCTCAAAAAATATAG